In Phaseolus vulgaris cultivar G19833 chromosome 7, P. vulgaris v2.0, whole genome shotgun sequence, the genomic stretch TCTACTTTATTTAGTTGACTAATGGTAATCATATGATACAGTGGGTGATTCTGAATCATTGGATAAAGTTATAGTTACATTAGAGCTAGCTAAAAAGTATGTTGGGACTGAAGTTTCAAAATGcaatatcatttttattctaACTGATTGTTGTTTTATATACAGACAAGACTTTGTGACGCCTGCCAAGAATTGCCAGATtcccacttttattattatgctCATCACAATAAACAGCTTACTATACAAGTTAAAAGCTTGCCCCAGGAAAAACGTTTGCCTGGGGAGGCAGAAGGGAAAATTTGGATGTGGAGCCGTTGTCGAAAATGCAGTTCTGGTTCTACAAAAAGAGTGTTGATATCTACCACTGCCCGTAGTCTATCATTTGGAAAATTTTTGGAGCTTGGCCTTTCTCACTATTCTTCTAGCAGAAAATTGAGTTGTGGCCATTCGCTTGATAGGGATTTTCTCTACTTCTTTGGGTAAAATAATCTGCATATTCCTTTTTATAGTATAATATAATCCGCTTTGTACTTGTTTTGGTTTATGTTTAACATGTTCAATGTTAGTTCTAGAGAAGCAGATGCATTGTTTAACATGTCACATAGACTTCTAAGTTCTGATGATTATGAATTAGGTTATTACGTAACATTTAGTTTATTTCCTTTTGCGCTGATACAAATTTGAAGTGCCACCTAACTACTTTTAAGATTTAGGAATGCTCCTTACTGTAAGGTGCTTATTTTTGTTTGTGCTCTGTATAGGTTCCATGATTTGTGGCTTAATAAATTCAAGGAGGGTTTTATTGATGTGTTTTATTATGTCTCTGCTTATATGCAGATTAGGTCACATGGTTGCTATGTTCAGATATTCTTCTGTCACCACATATACCGTGTCTATGCCTCCTCAAAAACTGGAGTTCAATGGTGCAATGAAACAAGAGTGGCTTTTGAAAGAGACCAAGAATGTATGCTTCCTATTAGGCTATTTTCATTTAGATATTTCTTTTGTAGTGGCTGAAATATAGTATACATAAGTTGAGATCAGTTATGTTCTTAATTCTCATACATTGCCTGCAtttaacttaactttttttttttttttttttttctgttttaaggTGTATATGAAAGGCATATCATTATTCAGAGAAGTTGCAAACTGTTTAAAGACAATACATTTTGATGACCTTGGAGGATCAATTAGAGATTTCTCCGAGGTTGAGAAGATGTTAAAACAAGAGCAGGAAGAGTTTGAGGTTAGCTTTCTGTTTGGAAATGATTTAGAAATTTCTTTTGACATGGAACCAACTCAAATCCTAATTTGAATGTGTCTATAGAAGTTGTAAACCCCAAATCTCTCTTTTCTTGCTCTAACCTTAAATTTGgatttatatttgtttactaTGATATTCTAGAATGCATTAACAACAGTGTTGGAATTTACTCTGATGGAATTAGTACAATAAAAGTCTGAAGTTTGACATTGCTATCACTATAGCTCTAACAAAAGTTTCATTGCCAATGAAAGATTTAGTTTTTAGTTTAGTGTGGAAATGTTTAATTTGTCCAGTGATACATTAGTTTtggattttcatttcatttcaagTTTCCCCCCTGATGGAAGCCTTACACATATAGTGATTACTATGATGAGTATTAATTTCCTCCGACTTCTTGTGTTCTGATAACAGGCAAATGTCAAGACTGCTGTTGCTAAAAAAGGGGATCTAGACCAGGCTGCTTTCAAACTTCTCAGTTTAAACCGGTTAATGTGGGATCTTTTGATTGAATCCTATGTGTGGGTTCAACGGTTGTACCCATTACACTCACCTGGTGGTTCAAGACTTGAATTTGATGTCTCTGAGAAAGTTATGCAAGATGGGgatataaaaattatgtttgaCACATCTGTTCAAGTACATGAACTACCAGTGAAGGAAATTCCTATTGGAGGACCTCTTCTGGAGTGTAATGAACAGGATGATCCATCTAACACACAGGATGTGAAAATTCCTGTCGTTGATGATTTGATATCAAGGAGATCTTCTGACCAAAAGTTGCAATTGAGTCTGGATGTTTCCACTCAGTTACCAGATCATCTTGAAGTGCGCAAGAACTCTCCAGTTTCTACAGATACTAATCATCCAGTTGCAGATTTAAAGGTATTAAATAAAAGTGCTTCCAATTCACCAGTTTCCAACTTGCTGGATTCAAATGATTGGTTCTGGAAGCCATTTACCGAGATTCGGCAGATAGGCATAAGGGAATTCCAGAAAAGATTATTGCCAAAATTTGAATCTGTAAGCAGCTCTATTGCTGAATATTTACCCACAGCCAATCAATTAATCACTGAGGAAGGTACACGGTTGCATATCCCGCTCAAGAGTGACAATCATGTTGTGTCTGACTTTGAGGGTGAATCCTCAAGTATTATTGCTTGTGCATTAGCCTTATTGAAAGATACAAATGAGGTATCAGAAGTTAATGATGAGGACGATAGAAATGAAGTTGGAATAACTTCAAAGTCAACAGAAAGTTTGCATAGCTTGACCCATGGTGCCACCTTAACTTCTTCACAATCATTTTCAAGGAGTTCTTCAGATTCAGAGGCAGTACATTCTGCTGCAAGCATGTCAGAAGAGTTACGAGCCTCTCGTGCTACAGAAAACCATAGCATAGAGATTGCTATGGGTTGTGCAAAATCACTTGGCAGGGAAAAATATTCAGTGATATGTCATTATTTCAAGCAGTTTCGTGAACTAAGAAATTGGTGTTGCCCATCTGAGCTTGATTTTATTGCTTCTTTAAGCCGCTGTAGGAATTGGGATGCCAAAGGTGGAAAAAGCAAGTCCTATTTTGCAAAAACACTTGATGACAGATTCATCATAAAGGAAATAAAGAGGACAGAACTTGATTCATTTTTGGGGTTTTCTTCTTTGTATTTCAAACACATGAGAGAGTCATTTGAATCTGGAAGTCAAACTTGTCTTGCAAAAGTGTTGGGGATCTATCAGGTTGGTGAGCTGTTTGCGCATCTTTGTCTTTTCCATTGCCCAACTTTtcacttatttattaaatttcagtctctatttacattttttttttacttttagttcCTACATTTAACAAAGTATTCTAGTCCCTTAACAGGGATCTTATCTTTCCTAGTTTTTTGGGATTAAAACTGAAATAAAAGCAAATAGATAGGGAAACTAAAGCAAAAGAAAATGATATTCCGGaaccaaaaatataattaaggcACTGTACATTTTCTGGCTTCATGGAATTTTAAGCATTTCAACCTGAATGCAGGTTACTAAAAGACATGTCAAAAGTGGAAAAGAGGTTAAATATGATCTCATGGTGATGGAAAATCTTACCTACAATCGAAATATTACTCGCCAGTATGATCTTAAAGGTGCTCTTTTTGCCCGGTACAATTCTGCTGCTTATGGTGATGGAGATGTTCTTTTGGATCAGAATTTTGTGAATGACATGAACTCTTCCCCATTATATGTCAGTCATAAAGCAAAGCGTGTTCTTCAACGCGCTGTTTGGAATGACACATCTTTTCTGAATGTAAGTCTTCATTAGAAGAATTTTGCCTGTAAGCTTAACTTTTCTGATTGAATTGTAGTATTTCTCTGAACTAATTTCTTGCGTTATTACATGAAGTATAGTTGGTAACACTGAATAAATTGGCAATTTATTAGAATATGatcaatattttcaaatattggGAATTCTTATACCTTGCCCTCATTCATTCCTCCCCAATTCAGCCTACTAAACATACCTGCAATCCATCGCTGGTATTTGTACCTAAATTCTTAATAAACAGTATATATCATATCATGCTTTATGTTACCCTtgtgtttatatttttcttgaatttgttttgttttggatTTCTTTTCCTGATTATCTGACATTGTTCATTTCGTTGTTTGCTCGATATGCAGTCAATCAATGTGATGGATTACTCCTTGCTTCTTGGAGTAGATTCTCAGAAGCGCGAGCTAGTCTGCGGGATCATTGATTATCTCAGACAGTATACATGGGACAAACATCTTGAGACATGGATGAAGTCATCACTTGTTGTTCCAAAAAATTTGTTGCCAACTGTAATCTCTCCTAAAGAGTACAAAAAGAGGTTCAGAAAGTTTATGTctacatatttttttagtattccAGATCACTGGTTTTCTCAGAAATCCTCCATTCCGTGCAAACTTTGTTGCTCAGGGGAAGAGGATGATGATCATCCTTCCCCGGAAAAGCCCTAGTACAAGAGTGACAAGTGCTTTCTCTGTCCAAATCTTTTTATTTCTCtccaaaatatatatacaaatttgaGAATTTATGCAAGTAGTTAA encodes the following:
- the LOC137829781 gene encoding putative 1-phosphatidylinositol-3-phosphate 5-kinase FAB1D isoform X4, translating into MCIMCHYCGAGLSESNFDNKKEGNENSLKFNVKVSIRPCKSCGEKLERANAKWRSNSPYVTPYVSPTTSLQSTDSCVSTCSEFSVDVNSSDSQEECTVEGGGVEDLGYQLNGSQKVMDNYSEESNNNNEGYTVRDVEIVQGHNFQEEKAYRSEDPIESSVEETEYSLPDDLEVQTWEPPEPENPQDDMDNSVTCNDDDEDHGIGVANWGEPISINSSEDELSGSYRFKEEKQRAMEEMMNGKFKVLVGQLLKSVGVSSWDEGDKSWVDIVTSLSWEAASFLKPDAVGGSTMNPDGYVKVKCIAAGSRGQSQLIRGCVFKKHAAHKHMPTKYKNPRLLLISGMLGHSINGLSSFDSMDQEKDDLKSKMDRIEMCHPNVILVEKTVSRDIQESILAKGMTLVLDMKLHRLERVARCTGSPILSCDNLNGQKLRHCDFIYFEKFVEEHDGVSEGGKKPIKTLMFIEGCPTRLGCTILLKGTHSDELKRIKCVLRCAVVMAYHLILETSFLADQKAMFSTIPAVSVADILPTNKESCDSAAINSSIPSLEYSGENGIVSTDIPICNGLQEKHTNGNNLGSEGFSPFSCEPYNPAVLSGFSAISSSLKKVMGDSFPSAQSLSAYFGFNGRKPDDQVDESISVLNSPEADGITMIEAKNHSNEVKSLNDGQSLSSPACLDSSGNISKDGHNDKKELQSKDDIDSVLDSQSILVLMSSRNASRGTVCKQSHFSHIMFYDNFDIPLGKFLEDNLLNQTRLCDACQELPDSHFYYYAHHNKQLTIQVKSLPQEKRLPGEAEGKIWMWSRCRKCSSGSTKRVLISTTARSLSFGKFLELGLSHYSSSRKLSCGHSLDRDFLYFFGLGHMVAMFRYSSVTTYTVSMPPQKLEFNGAMKQEWLLKETKNVYMKGISLFREVANCLKTIHFDDLGGSIRDFSEVEKMLKQEQEEFEANVKTAVAKKGDLDQAAFKLLSLNRLMWDLLIESYVWVQRLYPLHSPGGSRLEFDVSEKVMQDGDIKIMFDTSVQVHELPVKEIPIGGPLLECNEQDDPSNTQDVKIPVVDDLISRRSSDQKLQLSLDVSTQLPDHLEVRKNSPVSTDTNHPVADLKVLNKSASNSPVSNLLDSNDWFWKPFTEIRQIGIREFQKRLLPKFESVSSSIAEYLPTANQLITEEGTRLHIPLKSDNHVVSDFEGESSSIIACALALLKDTNEVSEVNDEDDRNEVGITSKSTESLHSLTHGATLTSSQSFSRSSSDSEAVHSAASMSEELRASRATENHSIEIAMGCAKSLGREKYSVICHYFKQFRELRNWCCPSELDFIASLSRCRNWDAKGGKSKSYFAKTLDDRFIIKEIKRTELDSFLGFSSLYFKHMRESFESGSQTCLAKVLGIYQVTKRHVKSGKEVKYDLMVMENLTYNRNITRQYDLKGALFARYNSAAYGDGDVLLDQNFVNDMNSSPLYVSHKAKRVLQRAVWNDTSFLNSINVMDYSLLLGVDSQKRELVCGIIDYLRQYTWDKHLETWMKSSLVVPKNLLPTVISPKEYKKRFRKFMSTYFFSIPDHWFSQKSSIPCKLCCSGEEDDDHPSPEKP
- the LOC137829781 gene encoding putative 1-phosphatidylinositol-3-phosphate 5-kinase FAB1D isoform X2; the protein is MSNLIQYSYFLLHQKKVLDRMCIMCHYCGAGLSESNFDNKKEGNENSLKFNVKVSIRPCKSCGEKLERANAKWRSNSPYVTPYVSPTTSLQSTDSCVSTCSEFSVDVNSSDSQEECTVEGGGVEDLGYQLNGSQKVMDNYSEESNNNNEGYTVRDVEIVQGHNFQEEKAYRSEDPIESSVEETEYSLPDDLEVQTWEPPEPENPQDDMDNSVTCNDDDEDHGIGVANWGEPISINSSEDELSGSYRFKEEKQRAMEEMMNGKFKVLVGQLLKSVGVSSWDEGDKSWVDIVTSLSWEAASFLKPDAVGGSTMNPDGYVKVKCIAAGSRGQSQLIRGCVFKKHAAHKHMPTKYKNPRLLLISGMLGHSINGLSSFDSMDQEKDDLKSKMDRIEMCHPNVILVEKTVSRDIQESILAKGMTLVLDMKLHRLERVARCTGSPILSCDNLNGQKLRHCDFIYFEKFVEEHDGVSEGGKKPIKTLMFIEGCPTRLGCTILLKGTHSDELKRIKCVLRCAVVMAYHLILETSFLADQKAMFSTIPAVSVADILPTNKESCDSAAINSSIPSLEYSGENGIVSTDIPICNGLQEKHTNGNNLGSEGFSPFSCEPYNPAVLSGFSAISSSLKKVMGDSFPSAQSLSAYFGFNGRKPDDQVDESISVLNSPEADGITMIEAKNHSNEVKSLNDGQSLSSPACLDSSGNISKDGHNDKKELQSKDDIDSVLDSQSILVLMSSRNASRGTVCKQSHFSHIMFYDNFDIPLGKFLEDNLLNQTRLCDACQELPDSHFYYYAHHNKQLTIQVKSLPQEKRLPGEAEGKIWMWSRCRKCSSGSTKRVLISTTARSLSFGKFLELGLSHYSSSRKLSCGHSLDRDFLYFFGLGHMVAMFRYSSVTTYTVSMPPQKLEFNGAMKQEWLLKETKNVYMKGISLFREVANCLKTIHFDDLGGSIRDFSEVEKMLKQEQEEFEANVKTAVAKKGDLDQAAFKLLSLNRLMWDLLIESYVWVQRLYPLHSPGGSRLEFDVSEKVMQDGDIKIMFDTSVQVHELPVKEIPIGGPLLECNEQDDPSNTQDVKIPVVDDLISRRSSDQKLQLSLDVSTQLPDHLEVRKNSPVSTDTNHPVADLKVLNKSASNSPVSNLLDSNDWFWKPFTEIRQIGIREFQKRLLPKFESVSSSIAEYLPTANQLITEEGTRLHIPLKSDNHVVSDFEGESSSIIACALALLKDTNEVSEVNDEDDRNEVGITSKSTESLHSLTHGATLTSSQSFSRSSSDSEAVHSAASMSEELRASRATENHSIEIAMGCAKSLGREKYSVICHYFKQFRELRNWCCPSELDFIASLSRCRNWDAKGGKSKSYFAKTLDDRFIIKEIKRTELDSFLGFSSLYFKHMRESFESGSQTCLAKVLGIYQVTKRHVKSGKEVKYDLMVMENLTYNRNITRQYDLKGALFARYNSAAYGDGDVLLDQNFVNDMNSSPLYVSHKAKRVLQRAVWNDTSFLNSINVMDYSLLLGVDSQKRELVCGIIDYLRQYTWDKHLETWMKSSLVVPKNLLPTVISPKEYKKRFRKFMSTYFFSIPDHWFSQKSSIPCKLCCSGEEDDDHPSPEKP
- the LOC137829781 gene encoding putative 1-phosphatidylinositol-3-phosphate 5-kinase FAB1D isoform X3 translates to MCIMCHYCGAGLSESNFDNKKEGNENSLKFNVKVSIRPCKSCGEKLERANAKWRSNSPYVTPYVSPTTSLQSTDSCVSTCSEFSVDVNSSDRNSQEECTVEGGGVEDLGYQLNGSQKVMDNYSEESNNNNEGYTVRDVEIVQGHNFQEEKAYRSEDPIESSVEETEYSLPDDLEVQTWEPPEPENPQDDMDNSVTCNDDDEDHGIGVANWGEPISINSSEDELSGSYRFKEEKQRAMEEMMNGKFKVLVGQLLKSVGVSSWDEGDKSWVDIVTSLSWEAASFLKPDAVGGSTMNPDGYVKVKCIAAGSRGQSQLIRGCVFKKHAAHKHMPTKYKNPRLLLISGMLGHSINGLSSFDSMDQEKDDLKSKMDRIEMCHPNVILVEKTVSRDIQESILAKGMTLVLDMKLHRLERVARCTGSPILSCDNLNGQKLRHCDFIYFEKFVEEHDGVSEGGKKPIKTLMFIEGCPTRLGCTILLKGTHSDELKRIKCVLRCAVVMAYHLILETSFLADQKAMFSTIPAVSVADILPTNKESCDSAAINSSIPSLEYSGENGIVSTDIPICNGLQEKHTNGNNLGSEGFSPFSCEPYNPAVLSGFSAISSSLKKVMGDSFPSAQSLSAYFGFNGRKPDDQVDESISVLNSPEADGITMIEAKNHSNEVKSLNDGQSLSSPACLDSSGNISKDGHNDKKELQSKDDIDSVLDSQSILVLMSSRNASRGTVCKQSHFSHIMFYDNFDIPLGKFLEDNLLNQTRLCDACQELPDSHFYYYAHHNKQLTIQVKSLPQEKRLPGEAEGKIWMWSRCRKCSSGSTKRVLISTTARSLSFGKFLELGLSHYSSSRKLSCGHSLDRDFLYFFGLGHMVAMFRYSSVTTYTVSMPPQKLEFNGAMKQEWLLKETKNVYMKGISLFREVANCLKTIHFDDLGGSIRDFSEVEKMLKQEQEEFEANVKTAVAKKGDLDQAAFKLLSLNRLMWDLLIESYVWVQRLYPLHSPGGSRLEFDVSEKVMQDGDIKIMFDTSVQVHELPVKEIPIGGPLLECNEQDDPSNTQDVKIPVVDDLISRRSSDQKLQLSLDVSTQLPDHLEVRKNSPVSTDTNHPVADLKVLNKSASNSPVSNLLDSNDWFWKPFTEIRQIGIREFQKRLLPKFESVSSSIAEYLPTANQLITEEGTRLHIPLKSDNHVVSDFEGESSSIIACALALLKDTNEVSEVNDEDDRNEVGITSKSTESLHSLTHGATLTSSQSFSRSSSDSEAVHSAASMSEELRASRATENHSIEIAMGCAKSLGREKYSVICHYFKQFRELRNWCCPSELDFIASLSRCRNWDAKGGKSKSYFAKTLDDRFIIKEIKRTELDSFLGFSSLYFKHMRESFESGSQTCLAKVLGIYQVTKRHVKSGKEVKYDLMVMENLTYNRNITRQYDLKGALFARYNSAAYGDGDVLLDQNFVNDMNSSPLYVSHKAKRVLQRAVWNDTSFLNSINVMDYSLLLGVDSQKRELVCGIIDYLRQYTWDKHLETWMKSSLVVPKNLLPTVISPKEYKKRFRKFMSTYFFSIPDHWFSQKSSIPCKLCCSGEEDDDHPSPEKP
- the LOC137829781 gene encoding putative 1-phosphatidylinositol-3-phosphate 5-kinase FAB1D isoform X1 produces the protein MSNLIQYSYFLLHQKKVLDRMCIMCHYCGAGLSESNFDNKKEGNENSLKFNVKVSIRPCKSCGEKLERANAKWRSNSPYVTPYVSPTTSLQSTDSCVSTCSEFSVDVNSSDRNSQEECTVEGGGVEDLGYQLNGSQKVMDNYSEESNNNNEGYTVRDVEIVQGHNFQEEKAYRSEDPIESSVEETEYSLPDDLEVQTWEPPEPENPQDDMDNSVTCNDDDEDHGIGVANWGEPISINSSEDELSGSYRFKEEKQRAMEEMMNGKFKVLVGQLLKSVGVSSWDEGDKSWVDIVTSLSWEAASFLKPDAVGGSTMNPDGYVKVKCIAAGSRGQSQLIRGCVFKKHAAHKHMPTKYKNPRLLLISGMLGHSINGLSSFDSMDQEKDDLKSKMDRIEMCHPNVILVEKTVSRDIQESILAKGMTLVLDMKLHRLERVARCTGSPILSCDNLNGQKLRHCDFIYFEKFVEEHDGVSEGGKKPIKTLMFIEGCPTRLGCTILLKGTHSDELKRIKCVLRCAVVMAYHLILETSFLADQKAMFSTIPAVSVADILPTNKESCDSAAINSSIPSLEYSGENGIVSTDIPICNGLQEKHTNGNNLGSEGFSPFSCEPYNPAVLSGFSAISSSLKKVMGDSFPSAQSLSAYFGFNGRKPDDQVDESISVLNSPEADGITMIEAKNHSNEVKSLNDGQSLSSPACLDSSGNISKDGHNDKKELQSKDDIDSVLDSQSILVLMSSRNASRGTVCKQSHFSHIMFYDNFDIPLGKFLEDNLLNQTRLCDACQELPDSHFYYYAHHNKQLTIQVKSLPQEKRLPGEAEGKIWMWSRCRKCSSGSTKRVLISTTARSLSFGKFLELGLSHYSSSRKLSCGHSLDRDFLYFFGLGHMVAMFRYSSVTTYTVSMPPQKLEFNGAMKQEWLLKETKNVYMKGISLFREVANCLKTIHFDDLGGSIRDFSEVEKMLKQEQEEFEANVKTAVAKKGDLDQAAFKLLSLNRLMWDLLIESYVWVQRLYPLHSPGGSRLEFDVSEKVMQDGDIKIMFDTSVQVHELPVKEIPIGGPLLECNEQDDPSNTQDVKIPVVDDLISRRSSDQKLQLSLDVSTQLPDHLEVRKNSPVSTDTNHPVADLKVLNKSASNSPVSNLLDSNDWFWKPFTEIRQIGIREFQKRLLPKFESVSSSIAEYLPTANQLITEEGTRLHIPLKSDNHVVSDFEGESSSIIACALALLKDTNEVSEVNDEDDRNEVGITSKSTESLHSLTHGATLTSSQSFSRSSSDSEAVHSAASMSEELRASRATENHSIEIAMGCAKSLGREKYSVICHYFKQFRELRNWCCPSELDFIASLSRCRNWDAKGGKSKSYFAKTLDDRFIIKEIKRTELDSFLGFSSLYFKHMRESFESGSQTCLAKVLGIYQVTKRHVKSGKEVKYDLMVMENLTYNRNITRQYDLKGALFARYNSAAYGDGDVLLDQNFVNDMNSSPLYVSHKAKRVLQRAVWNDTSFLNSINVMDYSLLLGVDSQKRELVCGIIDYLRQYTWDKHLETWMKSSLVVPKNLLPTVISPKEYKKRFRKFMSTYFFSIPDHWFSQKSSIPCKLCCSGEEDDDHPSPEKP